In the genome of Sebaldella sp. S0638, the window TTCAAAACACCTCTTTCTTTTTTTATTATATCATTGTTTAGATTTTGGTGTTCCTACTTTACTATAGCACTACATAAATATCTTGGTGTTTTACCATTTTCATCGTATGTCAATGTCATTTTAGTTTTTTTACTTGATATATCTTTTTCTGAATAATTTCTTTTTTTTCCATTAATATAGAAAAGACATTTTTCTATATTATTTTCTAATTTACAAATATAATATATTGCTTGGTTTTTCTCTATTTTTGTTTCTTCTACATATTTTTTTTCTCCCACAAATTCAAAATCTTTATCTAGTAACTCTTTATATTTTTCCAGAAAATTTTCTACTTCATTTATTAGATTATTTTTAGAGTATTTAAAAAATAAAACTCCATTATCTTCTAAAATATCAAAATTATTTCCATTAACAATAGAAAATAAGATTAAAAATATTAATACATATACGTTTTTCATTTTATTTATTCCTTTCAAGTTTTCAGATAATGAAATACCAAAATTGACTTTTTGTTAAAAAAAGTCAAAAATCGGCTCCTACCAAAAAATTAGATAGACCAAGTCAAATCTTGCATAAAATCATAATTTGAGGATAGATTTTTTATCATTTTTGTAGTGATCAAGCTCTTTGTATCCACTTTTTTATACTAATACCAATCACATGCTTAGCAATTTTACTTGACCACTACACAAGCATTACACCACCCTATAAAACTATACTTATAAGTGATAATATAGAAATAAACCAGGTAGTAATTGGTATTTCTTTTATTTTTCCAGTACATATACTAATAATAACATAAGAAACTATACCAAAAGCGATTCCAGTACTAATGCTATATGTAAGTGGCATTAAAAGTATTGTTAGAAAACAAGGAATAGCAACTTCTACTTTATTTAGTTCTATATCAAGAAGGTTTTTAAACATATGTATGCCTACAATAATGAGTGCTGGTGCTGTAGCGAATTTTGGAACTACCTGTATAAGAGGAGAAAAAAATAATGATATTCCAAATAAAAATGCAACAACTATAGAAGTAAGTCCAGTTCTTCCCCCTTCTGCAATTCCAGTAGCAGATTCTACAAATGTAGTTGTGCTACTAGTACCTATGGCTGCACCTATTGTCGTTGCAAAAGCATCAGCTTTTAAAATTTTATCTATTTTTGGTATATTTCCATCATTATCTACAAACCCCGCTTCATTTGCGCATGCAATTATGCTTCCCAGAGAATCAAATAAATCTACAAACATTAATGAAAAAATTGGAACGATAAGTGAAATTTTTAGTGTACCTATAATATCCATTTTAAAAGCAAGTGGTATAATACTAGGGGGTAATGAATAGAATGTAGATGGCATATGTACCTGTCCTGTAATTATCCCTAAAATTGTGGTAATGACTATCCCAATTAAAATACTTCCTTTTATTTTTTTATTTAAAGCACTCCCATGATAATAAAACCTGTCAGTCCTAAAATAAGTGGAGTAAGAAACACTTTATTTTCTGGAACTATAAAGTTGAGTTTTCTAATTATTGTAAATGGATCCCCTACAACTAATTTTAAATCCTGAAGTCCTATAAATGCTATAAAAAGACCAATTCCCGCTCCAATTGCAAGCCTTAATTGAAATGGAATGGCGATAATTACTTTCTCTCTAAATCCTGTAAAAGTTAGAACTGTAAATAATAATCCTGATAAAAAAACTACTCCTAAAGCAATTTCCCAGTTTAAAGACCCATTTGAGTTTACTACCAAGGCAGTAAAAAATGCATTAAGCCCCATTCCTGGTGCCATGGCTAAAGGTAAATTTGCCCATAAGCCAACAAGTAAAGTTCCCACAATAGCTGCTAAACATGTAGTAGTAATTAATGGAGCTTTCGGCATTCCCAACCCTTCTAGAACTATAGGATTAACAAAAATAATATATGCCATTGTGAAAAATGTAGTAAATCCTGCAATAACTTCTTGTTTAAAAGTAGTTTTATTTTTTTCTAAATGAAAAAATTTATTGAACAATTTTGTTACCTCCTGAATTTTTTTGAACATATCATTATATATTAAATATCATTTTTTGTCTAAAGTTAATTAATAAAATAATAGAATATTTTTATTTAATAAATCTATATTTTTTGATAATAAATTTTCAAAAATACCCTTCCTATAAAAAAATCAGTTATTATAAAACAACTGATCTGTATTTTCAATTCTTCATTTCCCTGTATCTATTTTATATAATAAATTTCAATTTTTTTCAATAAATATTATTTATTATTGAAAACATCTAAAAGACTTATTGAAGCTATTTTTACCCCGTAAGATATTGCTTTTAAGTCCACCATAAAGTTCCCGTTATGATTAAAATAAGGAAATGGTTTTCCTTCTTTCTGAGCTTTTTCAAAAACTTTCGGATCTGCTACTCCTACTAGTATATAAGAATATATATGTTTGGTATTATCAAGAACTAAATGATGAAAGTCTTCTGAGCCCATTGCCGGTGGATAATTCTTTAAATTTTCTATCCCCTTTATATTGCTCTGAAGAGCTCTTTCAATTCTTTCTGTTAGTTCTTTATCATTTACTAATGGGGCAGCCCAGCCTTTTCTAATCATCTTCGGATACATGTCCTTATTTAATCCATAGGAAAATGCTATCCCCTCATTTATTCTTTGGATACCGTTAACCATTATATTTCTATCATTTTCATTAAACCACCTCAAATTTATTTTTACTAATGAAGAGGCTGGTATTACATTGTTTTCTGTTCCTGCCTGTATTGATCCCACTGTTAACACTGCTGCATTTTGAGGATCTATTGCACGACTTACTATTGACTGATAAGATGTTACTGCTATTGCTGACATTATAACAGGATCTTTCGCTACCTGGGGAGCTGAACCATGACCGCCTACTCCGTTAAAAACTACATCAATTTGATCCATTCCTGCCATTCTTGCTCCCGGAACCGCAACATATGTTCCTACTGGTATTGGGGCTGTATGCATCCCTATTAAATAATCCGGTTTTGGAACTCCTTTTTTGTACATATTATCTTCTACCATGGCACGAGCGCCTAAACCTGGTTCTTCAGCTGGCTGTGCTATGAAAACTAATGTTCCTTTCCACTTATCCTTATTTTCAGACATAACTTTTGCTGCTCCAAGCATCCAGGTAACATGGGCATCATGACCACAAGCATGCATTAACGGGAGCTCTGCTCCATCGACACCTTCCAATTTACCTACCTTAGTGCTGGCATAAGGCAGACCAGTTGTCTCTTTAACAGCCAGTCCATCCATATCTGCTCGATACATTACAATTGGACCATCCCCGTTTTTCATAATTGCTGCCACACCTGTCTTTCCTATTCCTGTTATTGTTTGATATCCTAAATTTTTAAACTCTGTATCTACTATATTTGCTGTTCTATTTTCTTGAAACCCCAGTTCCGGATTAGCATGGATATCCTTAAAAATTTCAACCAGTCTTTTCTCATCTTTATCAATATTCTCCTGTATTTTTTCATATTCAGATATTGTATCTGAATGTACTACTGGAAATAATACAAAAAATATCATCAAAAAATAGAAAAATTTCCTTTTATTAAAAGCTGTTAATTTTTCCATAATCATCTCCTTGTATATAGTAAGTTTAATATTACTTAAGTATATCATGTTTATAAGTATATTTCTATTTATCATATAGTTTTTAATTACATTCTCCCCAAAACAATTCACATATTTCTAATGTTTCTTTCTCTGTTAAATGTTTTTCATGTATAAAAATACTTGTATACAATATCTCACAAAGCCCCCCTGTAAAAGCCCTTAATTTTAAATCTGTCAATTCTTCATC includes:
- a CDS encoding solute carrier family 23 protein — translated: MKGSILIGIVITTILGIITGQVHMPSTFYSLPPSIIPLAFKMDIIGTLKISLIVPIFSLMFVDLFDSLGSIIACANEAGFVDNDGNIPKIDKILKADAFATTIGAAIGTSSTTTFVESATGIAEGGRTGLTSIVVAFLFGISLFFSPLIQVVPKFATAPALIIVGIHMFKNLLDIELNKVEVAIPCFLTILLMPLTYSISTGIAFGIVSYVIISICTGKIKEIPITTWFISILSLISIVL
- a CDS encoding solute carrier family 23 protein, with the protein product MFNKFFHLEKNKTTFKQEVIAGFTTFFTMAYIIFVNPIVLEGLGMPKAPLITTTCLAAIVGTLLVGLWANLPLAMAPGMGLNAFFTALVVNSNGSLNWEIALGVVFLSGLLFTVLTFTGFREKVIIAIPFQLRLAIGAGIGLFIAFIGLQDLKLVVGDPFTIIRKLNFIVPENKVFLTPLILGLTGFIIMGVL
- a CDS encoding amidohydrolase, which encodes MEKLTAFNKRKFFYFLMIFFVLFPVVHSDTISEYEKIQENIDKDEKRLVEIFKDIHANPELGFQENRTANIVDTEFKNLGYQTITGIGKTGVAAIMKNGDGPIVMYRADMDGLAVKETTGLPYASTKVGKLEGVDGAELPLMHACGHDAHVTWMLGAAKVMSENKDKWKGTLVFIAQPAEEPGLGARAMVEDNMYKKGVPKPDYLIGMHTAPIPVGTYVAVPGARMAGMDQIDVVFNGVGGHGSAPQVAKDPVIMSAIAVTSYQSIVSRAIDPQNAAVLTVGSIQAGTENNVIPASSLVKINLRWFNENDRNIMVNGIQRINEGIAFSYGLNKDMYPKMIRKGWAAPLVNDKELTERIERALQSNIKGIENLKNYPPAMGSEDFHHLVLDNTKHIYSYILVGVADPKVFEKAQKEGKPFPYFNHNGNFMVDLKAISYGVKIASISLLDVFNNK